A part of Paenibacillus donghaensis genomic DNA contains:
- a CDS encoding cache domain-containing sensor histidine kinase produces the protein MRKSLSNKLFASFLTVIVLSLSMVGFITYFKASVALDKSSEKSIAQVIRSASYQTDLYLQNYEKASDSILSYNQVKQFLDMDPEDSYSYYQYTNDIQKYLFRSLFILYPQINLMYVIGEHGRAISDDNLNQAHSLQFHPQERYRFLSEHTPESGRITILNTNVMNEGDQNIITMVRRIRGVSSYRPKGIVAIEFKAEDLARIWEPLDLGQGGSYFIMDEFGKLLYRPEGNKNHPGLSADHIRNVFQHPNDSVVEKVDGKEYMFVSRKSDYSKWQLVVSIPVGELRKPISTIRTTTLVVGVLTLIGTLLLATWFGRSITKPVLILKEGMRQTEKGNWRRLEMDGRQDELGGLMRSYNLMVTRLSEMIERVYEAELTTQKEALERHQAEFQALQLQINPHYLYNTLETIKCYAVVQDSDEISEIVEAMAFMLRYSIQTNLEEITIANELHHVLSYMTILKHRIGREFEIDVVIPPALLLAKTVRLTLQPLIENIFQHAFPDGIEDRHYIRIDARVEGDRFLVQVEDNGSGMSRERLDKLREKLNLNQLADTEGDSLYHRGGIGLMNVHRRIQMVFGEQYGLSIESVENEGTRLILSMPAE, from the coding sequence ATGAGAAAAAGTCTGTCGAACAAGCTGTTTGCCTCCTTTCTGACCGTCATCGTTCTATCCTTGTCCATGGTAGGGTTTATCACTTATTTTAAGGCTTCGGTAGCGCTGGATAAGTCTTCGGAGAAGTCCATTGCCCAAGTCATCAGAAGCGCGTCCTATCAAACGGACCTGTATTTGCAAAATTATGAAAAGGCCAGCGATTCCATTCTGTCCTACAATCAAGTCAAACAGTTCCTTGATATGGACCCGGAGGACAGCTACTCTTACTATCAATATACGAATGACATACAGAAGTATTTGTTTCGCTCTCTGTTCATTCTTTATCCTCAGATTAACCTGATGTACGTCATCGGCGAACACGGTAGGGCCATCAGCGACGATAACTTGAATCAGGCGCACAGCCTGCAGTTTCATCCCCAGGAACGCTACCGTTTCTTAAGCGAGCATACGCCGGAGAGCGGACGCATCACCATTCTCAACACGAATGTGATGAATGAAGGGGATCAGAACATTATTACGATGGTCCGCCGAATCAGAGGTGTCTCTTCCTATCGTCCCAAAGGCATTGTGGCCATCGAATTCAAGGCAGAGGATCTTGCCCGCATATGGGAACCTCTTGATCTGGGACAGGGCGGGTCCTACTTTATCATGGACGAATTCGGCAAACTCCTATACCGGCCCGAAGGGAACAAGAACCATCCAGGGTTATCTGCTGATCACATCCGAAACGTATTTCAACACCCGAACGATTCTGTCGTGGAGAAGGTAGATGGGAAAGAGTATATGTTCGTGTCAAGAAAATCCGATTATTCCAAATGGCAACTTGTGGTATCCATACCGGTTGGCGAGCTGCGCAAGCCCATTTCTACCATTCGTACGACCACGCTAGTTGTGGGAGTTCTCACGCTTATCGGTACACTGTTGCTTGCCACCTGGTTCGGACGATCCATCACGAAACCGGTCCTGATTCTCAAGGAAGGCATGAGGCAGACGGAAAAAGGAAATTGGCGCAGGCTTGAGATGGACGGCCGTCAGGATGAACTGGGGGGATTGATGCGCAGCTACAATCTTATGGTGACCCGGCTGTCCGAAATGATCGAGCGGGTATATGAAGCGGAGCTTACGACCCAGAAGGAGGCTCTGGAGCGTCATCAGGCTGAATTCCAGGCACTTCAGCTGCAGATTAATCCGCACTATCTGTATAACACGTTAGAGACCATTAAATGCTACGCGGTTGTGCAGGATTCGGACGAGATATCGGAAATAGTGGAGGCGATGGCGTTCATGCTTCGCTACTCCATCCAAACCAACCTGGAGGAGATTACGATTGCCAATGAGCTTCACCATGTACTGAGCTACATGACGATTCTCAAGCACCGGATCGGCAGGGAGTTCGAAATCGACGTAGTGATTCCACCGGCGCTGCTTCTGGCCAAGACGGTCAGGCTGACGCTGCAGCCCTTGATCGAAAATATTTTTCAACATGCGTTTCCCGATGGGATTGAAGACAGGCACTATATTCGAATCGACGCCAGGGTAGAGGGAGACCGGTTTCTCGTTCAAGTAGAGGATAACGGCTCAGGGATGTCCCGGGAACGGCTCGACAAGCTTCGCGAGAAGCTGAATCTGAACCAGCTGGCGGATACGGAAGGAGACTCTCTCTATCATAGAGGTGGGATCGGCCTCATGAACGTGCACCGCAGAATTCAAATGGTGTTCGGTGAACAATACGGGTTAAGCATCGAAAGCGTGGAGAATGAGGGAACACGGCTGATCTTGTCCATGCCTGCAGAGTGA
- a CDS encoding carbohydrate ABC transporter permease, whose amino-acid sequence MRGRYTRGQNLFNVFNLFFLTALALAMFLPFLNVIAQSFSSSDAIINGKVGLLPKDFTAINYQYVFSDRSIWRAFGVSVYITVLGTAINLIATSSLAYPVSRQEFVGRKYIVMMVLFTMVFSAPLIPNFILIKNLGLMNSLWSLMLPGAISAFNFFVMRSFFMQLPQELIDSSRIDGCGELRIIVSMVLPLSKPVMASLGIFYAVGHWNTYMSALYYINKPSLWPLQVMLKKLFETDDISVDPASSVYSSLAHTSPEGIKMAVIIVATIPIIMIYPFLQRHFVKGMMVGSVKS is encoded by the coding sequence ATGAGAGGACGCTATACTCGCGGTCAGAATCTATTTAATGTCTTTAATCTTTTCTTTCTGACCGCCCTTGCTTTGGCTATGTTTCTGCCATTCCTGAACGTGATTGCCCAATCCTTCAGCAGCTCTGATGCCATTATTAATGGCAAGGTAGGCTTGCTGCCAAAAGACTTTACGGCGATCAATTATCAGTACGTTTTCAGCGATCGGTCCATTTGGCGGGCGTTCGGCGTCTCTGTCTATATTACGGTGCTGGGCACCGCAATCAATCTGATTGCGACCTCGTCTCTCGCTTATCCGGTGTCGCGTCAGGAATTCGTAGGCCGCAAATACATCGTCATGATGGTACTGTTCACCATGGTATTCAGCGCCCCCCTTATTCCGAACTTTATCCTGATCAAGAACTTGGGGCTTATGAACTCCCTTTGGTCGCTCATGCTGCCGGGCGCCATCAGCGCTTTTAACTTCTTCGTGATGAGAAGCTTCTTCATGCAGCTGCCCCAGGAGCTGATTGACTCCTCCCGGATCGACGGGTGCGGCGAGCTGCGGATCATCGTCAGTATGGTGCTGCCGCTGTCCAAACCGGTAATGGCCTCATTGGGGATTTTCTACGCCGTCGGGCACTGGAACACGTACATGAGCGCTCTGTATTACATCAACAAACCGTCCTTATGGCCTCTGCAGGTGATGCTGAAGAAGCTCTTCGAGACGGACGATATCAGCGTCGACCCGGCTTCCTCGGTCTATAGCTCTCTGGCGCACACATCACCTGAGGGCATCAAAATGGCCGTTATCATTGTCGCTACTATTCCGATTATCATGATTTATCCGTTTCTTCAACGCCATTTCGTTAAAGGAATGATGGTCGGCTCCGTGAAATCCTGA
- a CDS encoding SDR family NAD(P)-dependent oxidoreductase, protein MKIDLTGKIALVTGSNAGIGRQILETLAASGAKVAVNYLFGSSEETVEAVRQAGGEAYAFQADATSPAQLDNMVKEIEEHFGGTIDILVNNAGGMVKRVPNTEMDEEHYNKVMDVNFKSCVFACKAVAPGMIAKKSGKIINVSSLAAHDGGGPGASIYAAGKAAVWAYTKGLAKELSPHGINVNAISPGFIGQTAFHATFTADAARQATIAKIPMGREGAPQDVGNVTLFLASELSDYLTGEIIEINGGLFMR, encoded by the coding sequence ATGAAAATTGATTTGACTGGTAAAATCGCGCTTGTTACAGGGTCCAATGCAGGGATAGGCCGACAAATTCTGGAGACTTTGGCTGCTTCCGGCGCCAAAGTGGCCGTAAACTATTTGTTCGGTTCTTCAGAGGAGACGGTCGAAGCCGTCCGTCAGGCCGGAGGAGAAGCTTATGCTTTTCAGGCAGATGCAACAAGTCCTGCCCAACTGGACAACATGGTGAAGGAAATAGAGGAGCATTTCGGTGGAACCATCGATATTCTCGTCAACAATGCGGGCGGCATGGTCAAGCGGGTCCCCAATACCGAAATGGACGAAGAACATTACAACAAGGTGATGGACGTCAATTTTAAATCATGCGTGTTTGCCTGCAAAGCCGTAGCACCAGGAATGATTGCCAAGAAAAGCGGTAAAATCATCAATGTGTCTTCCCTCGCGGCTCATGACGGCGGCGGACCGGGCGCTTCCATCTATGCTGCGGGCAAAGCGGCGGTATGGGCTTATACCAAGGGACTTGCCAAGGAATTGAGTCCTCACGGGATTAATGTAAACGCTATCTCTCCCGGGTTCATTGGTCAGACCGCTTTCCATGCCACCTTTACAGCGGATGCGGCAAGACAGGCGACGATTGCGAAGATTCCGATGGGCCGGGAAGGCGCTCCGCAGGATGTGGGCAACGTAACACTATTCCTCGCTTCGGAGCTGTCGGATTATCTGACAGGCGAAATCATTGAAATTAACGGAGGCTTGTTCATGCGATGA
- a CDS encoding response regulator transcription factor produces MRCVLIVDDEPMIRKGLSIMIRQCGGHPYNIKLAQNGEEAIQLIMEEQPDFLFTDIRMPRVDGLELCRRLSEMETDIQTVVISGYGDFEYARQCLSYGVKEYLLKPVSKGNLQNVIAKLEANREKLGSFVSVAKLDEWVVRMDDAIWTLDKEKLSLVLKEWETDFLQRRMSRSQQKELLEEGYTLLVKKLHLNSVTPGKSVLDLSAATGAEQLFHRFAEASEAILEELRRKRKGKAKDPIEEAKAFIEKHLHQEVSLEEVAEVLGLNASYFSQLFKHSTGETFVHYRIKRRMEKAKRLLADSSYRITDISYEVGYADHPHFTKTFKKFTGLAPSEYRNRLGID; encoded by the coding sequence ATGAGGTGTGTATTGATCGTAGACGACGAGCCCATGATTCGGAAGGGTCTCTCTATCATGATCCGTCAATGCGGCGGGCATCCGTATAACATCAAGCTGGCCCAGAATGGGGAAGAGGCGATTCAGCTTATTATGGAGGAACAGCCGGATTTTCTTTTTACAGATATCCGTATGCCCAGGGTAGACGGACTGGAGCTGTGCCGGCGGCTGTCGGAGATGGAGACGGATATTCAGACCGTTGTCATCTCGGGCTATGGAGATTTTGAATACGCCCGCCAATGCTTGTCCTATGGAGTGAAAGAATATCTCCTGAAGCCCGTAAGCAAAGGGAACCTTCAAAATGTGATCGCCAAGTTGGAGGCGAATAGAGAGAAGCTTGGGAGCTTTGTCTCTGTCGCCAAGCTCGATGAATGGGTCGTGCGGATGGATGATGCCATCTGGACCTTGGATAAAGAGAAGCTATCCCTTGTGCTGAAGGAATGGGAAACTGACTTTCTGCAGCGCAGGATGAGCCGAAGCCAGCAAAAAGAGCTTCTGGAAGAGGGTTACACCTTGCTCGTGAAGAAGCTCCATCTCAATTCAGTCACACCCGGTAAAAGTGTGCTTGACCTGTCCGCAGCAACCGGAGCTGAACAGTTGTTCCACCGCTTCGCAGAGGCGTCGGAAGCTATACTGGAAGAACTTCGGAGAAAGCGCAAGGGCAAGGCGAAGGACCCGATAGAGGAAGCTAAAGCCTTCATCGAAAAGCATCTCCACCAGGAAGTTTCGCTGGAGGAGGTGGCTGAGGTGCTCGGTCTGAATGCCTCTTACTTCAGTCAGTTGTTTAAGCACTCAACGGGAGAGACCTTCGTACACTACCGCATTAAACGCAGGATGGAGAAGGCTAAGAGGCTGCTTGCCGATTCAAGCTATCGGATAACCGATATTTCCTATGAGGTCGGGTATGCGGACCACCCCCATTTTACGAAGACGTTCAAGAAGTTCACGGGGCTGGCTCCCTCCGAGTACCGCAACCGGCTGGGAATTGATTGA
- a CDS encoding sodium-dependent transporter, with the protein MNQFKGEKSLLTEKKERFSSSGFIFAAIGSSVGLGNMWKFPYITGENGGAAFFLLFIVCLVLIGLPVLLAELAIGRSGRGSAATSFIRAGGGKGWKAAGILQVVAPFLILSFYIIVAGWTLNYAMIAFNGQLFSTSDYAGEFGSFISGYMPIVWQGVAILITAGVVILGVSGGIEKFNKVLIPGLVVLLIVLMIRAVTLPGAGAGVSFFLKPDFSVLTAESALVALGHAFFSLSLGMGILLTYGSYVDKNQSLGTAALAIGAGDLLYAFIAGLIIFPTTFSFGIAPDQGPSLIFIALPAAFSAMPFGAFFGGLFFILLAIAALTSAVSLLEVPVSFAMERWNWSRQRSVWILSLVCFLLGIPSAMSLGMFPELTFGGKALFDWIDFITSNIMLPLGGLLVTIFAGYFWKGAAEAAGLQKRWFRIWLFMLRYVAPILVFLVLLHTSGILTF; encoded by the coding sequence ATGAATCAATTTAAAGGTGAAAAGAGCCTGCTCACGGAGAAGAAGGAGCGTTTTTCTTCCAGCGGCTTTATTTTCGCAGCCATCGGCAGCTCAGTGGGTCTGGGGAATATGTGGAAGTTCCCTTATATTACAGGGGAAAATGGCGGTGCGGCTTTCTTCCTTCTCTTCATCGTCTGTCTGGTGCTGATCGGCTTGCCGGTGCTGCTGGCCGAACTGGCCATCGGACGCAGCGGACGCGGAAGCGCGGCGACTTCGTTCATACGTGCCGGAGGCGGGAAAGGGTGGAAGGCCGCCGGAATTCTGCAAGTGGTGGCGCCGTTTCTAATCCTCTCCTTTTATATTATTGTTGCAGGCTGGACGCTGAACTACGCGATGATTGCCTTCAATGGACAACTGTTCAGCACAAGTGATTACGCAGGTGAATTTGGCTCCTTTATCTCAGGGTATATGCCGATTGTCTGGCAGGGAGTAGCCATCCTGATTACGGCGGGCGTAGTCATCCTTGGGGTATCGGGCGGGATTGAGAAATTCAACAAAGTATTGATTCCCGGCCTGGTCGTTCTCCTCATTGTGTTGATGATTCGCGCGGTAACCTTGCCGGGCGCAGGCGCAGGTGTATCCTTCTTCCTCAAACCGGACTTCTCGGTGCTGACGGCGGAATCCGCGCTGGTCGCCTTGGGACATGCCTTCTTCTCCTTGTCGCTCGGGATGGGGATTCTATTGACTTACGGTTCTTATGTGGATAAAAATCAGTCGCTCGGTACCGCTGCATTAGCGATTGGCGCTGGGGATTTGCTATATGCATTTATCGCCGGACTGATTATTTTCCCGACGACGTTCTCGTTTGGCATTGCCCCCGATCAAGGACCTTCGCTGATTTTTATCGCTCTACCGGCAGCTTTCTCGGCTATGCCTTTCGGTGCGTTCTTCGGCGGTCTGTTCTTCATCCTGTTGGCGATTGCCGCTTTGACTTCGGCCGTATCCCTGCTTGAAGTGCCAGTATCCTTCGCGATGGAGCGCTGGAACTGGAGCCGTCAACGTTCGGTCTGGATCTTGTCTCTGGTCTGTTTCCTGCTCGGTATTCCTTCAGCAATGTCGCTGGGAATGTTCCCTGAGCTTACGTTTGGCGGTAAAGCTCTGTTCGACTGGATCGATTTCATCACCTCCAACATTATGCTGCCGCTTGGCGGTCTGCTGGTTACCATTTTTGCCGGATATTTCTGGAAAGGGGCTGCAGAAGCGGCTGGGCTGCAGAAGCGCTGGTTCCGTATCTGGTTGTTCATGCTCCGGTATGTCGCGCCGATTCTGGTGTTCCTGGTGTTGCTCCATACCTCGGGAATTCTCACCTTCTAA
- a CDS encoding nitrous oxide-stimulated promoter family protein produces the protein MTKEVKRQFNDGSKIRREQELVSKMIYIYCKKKHHQKVFCVECQDLNDYARKKLSLCQFGEEKTACSKCPIHCYKQDYRQRIKDIMRFSGPWMLLYHPIESIRHIPIPGQLRK, from the coding sequence ATGACAAAAGAAGTGAAACGGCAGTTCAATGATGGTTCTAAAATTCGAAGAGAACAAGAACTTGTTTCTAAAATGATTTATATATATTGTAAGAAAAAACATCATCAAAAAGTGTTCTGCGTGGAATGTCAGGACTTAAATGATTATGCTAGGAAAAAGTTATCCCTCTGCCAATTCGGTGAAGAGAAAACGGCTTGCTCAAAGTGTCCTATCCATTGTTACAAACAGGATTACCGTCAAAGAATTAAGGATATTATGCGTTTCTCAGGTCCATGGATGCTACTATATCATCCGATTGAGTCTATTAGACATATTCCAATACCAGGTCAGTTAAGAAAATAA
- a CDS encoding glycoside hydrolase family 11 protein, producing MKQKRMRLLLAIFICIVLALPAVSVQAATTITSNQSGTQDGYYYELWKDSGTTSMTLDSGGTFSAQWSNIGNALFRKGKKFNETQTHQQIGNISVNYSANYQPNGNSYLCVYGWTVDPLIEYYIVDSWGSWRPPGGTSKGTITVDGGTYDIYETTRVNQPSIKGTATFQQYWSVRTSKRTSGTISVSEHFKAWESRGMPMGKMYEASLTVEGYQSSGSATVTSNTITIGGGGGPTPTPSPSTGTKKESESMTKSGQYTSNISSPFSGVALYANNDSVKYTQYFESGTHNFSLRGASNNSNMARVDLKIAGQTKGTFYFGGSSPAVYTLNNVSHGTGNQEIELVVTADDGTWDAYIDYLEIN from the coding sequence ATGAAACAAAAAAGAATGCGATTATTATTAGCGATTTTTATTTGTATTGTGCTTGCATTGCCTGCAGTAAGTGTACAGGCGGCAACAACGATCACCTCAAATCAGAGCGGAACCCAAGATGGTTACTACTATGAGCTGTGGAAGGATTCCGGCACCACAAGTATGACTCTCGATAGTGGTGGCACGTTCAGTGCCCAGTGGAGCAATATCGGAAATGCGTTATTCCGTAAAGGCAAGAAATTTAACGAGACCCAAACACACCAGCAGATTGGAAACATATCAGTAAACTACAGTGCCAACTACCAGCCAAACGGCAACTCCTATTTATGTGTCTATGGGTGGACGGTTGACCCGCTCATAGAATATTACATCGTCGATAGCTGGGGCAGCTGGCGTCCGCCAGGAGGAACGTCAAAGGGCACCATAACCGTTGATGGGGGGACATATGACATATATGAGACCACCAGAGTCAATCAACCTTCCATTAAAGGCACTGCAACTTTTCAGCAGTATTGGAGTGTCCGAACGTCGAAACGCACGAGCGGAACCATATCGGTTAGCGAACACTTTAAAGCGTGGGAGAGCAGAGGAATGCCAATGGGGAAGATGTATGAAGCTTCGCTTACGGTAGAGGGATATCAAAGTAGTGGAAGTGCCACTGTGACTAGTAATACTATTACTATCGGCGGAGGCGGTGGTCCAACTCCAACTCCTTCTCCAAGCACAGGTACGAAAAAGGAAAGCGAGAGTATGACCAAAAGCGGTCAGTACACCTCGAATATCAGCTCGCCGTTTTCCGGCGTCGCTCTATACGCCAACAATGATTCGGTGAAATATACGCAGTATTTTGAGAGCGGCACCCATAATTTCTCACTTCGTGGTGCTTCTAATAACTCCAACATGGCCAGAGTTGACTTAAAAATCGCTGGACAGACGAAGGGTACCTTCTACTTCGGCGGGAGCAGTCCTGCCGTCTATACCCTAAACAATGTCAGCCATGGAACGGGAAATCAAGAGATTGAGCTCGTTGTAACCGCCGATGATGGAACATGGGATGCTTACATTGATTATTTAGAAATCAACTGA
- a CDS encoding ABC transporter permease, with the protein MKAKITGVDLISYKPNTKKSLLTNMWKFRALYVIALPGILYFIIFKYVPLAGSVIAFQNYNIFKGFTGSEWVGFEHFRTMFQYQDFGRILSNTILLGLYDLIFAFPAPIVLALLLNEIRLVFYKRFLQTVVYMPHFLSWVIVSGIALGILSPGTGIVNQVLQAFGFEPIYFLGENSYIRTILISSGIWRDSGYGTIIYLAALAGINPDLYEASEVDGAGRWKQTMAITLPSLIPTIMILFLLHIGRFLDLGFERVWVFLNALNTGNGEILDTYIYKAGLLSQQYSYTTAVGLFKSVVGLILVLIGNILSKKTTGESLY; encoded by the coding sequence ATGAAAGCTAAGATAACCGGGGTAGACCTTATAAGCTACAAGCCCAATACGAAAAAGTCCCTTCTTACAAACATGTGGAAATTCAGGGCGCTTTATGTAATCGCGCTTCCCGGGATCTTGTACTTTATCATTTTCAAGTACGTGCCGTTGGCCGGTTCAGTTATTGCGTTTCAGAACTACAACATTTTCAAAGGCTTTACGGGCAGCGAATGGGTGGGATTTGAGCACTTTAGGACCATGTTTCAATACCAGGATTTCGGACGAATCTTAAGCAATACGATTCTGCTGGGCCTGTATGATCTCATATTTGCTTTCCCTGCTCCGATAGTGCTTGCGCTCCTGCTGAATGAAATTCGTCTTGTGTTTTACAAACGGTTTTTGCAAACGGTGGTTTATATGCCCCACTTCCTGTCCTGGGTAATTGTCAGCGGAATCGCCTTGGGCATCCTCTCCCCAGGAACAGGGATAGTGAACCAGGTTTTACAGGCCTTCGGGTTTGAGCCGATTTATTTTCTTGGTGAAAATTCCTACATTCGCACGATTCTGATCAGTTCCGGCATTTGGCGGGATTCCGGGTACGGTACGATCATTTACCTGGCCGCGTTGGCAGGAATCAACCCGGACCTGTATGAGGCTTCAGAAGTGGACGGAGCCGGGCGCTGGAAACAAACCATGGCCATTACGCTCCCGTCTCTTATACCGACGATTATGATTTTGTTCCTTCTCCATATCGGGAGATTTCTTGATCTTGGCTTCGAGCGGGTATGGGTATTCCTGAACGCGCTCAATACCGGGAACGGGGAGATTCTGGACACTTATATCTATAAGGCGGGGCTGTTGTCTCAGCAATACAGCTATACAACAGCAGTGGGGCTATTCAAGTCGGTAGTGGGACTCATTCTGGTGCTCATCGGCAACATTTTGAGCAAGAAAACAACCGGTGAATCGCTGTATTAA
- a CDS encoding MaoC family dehydratase yields the protein MRFNEFFVGQVFKTKSIRITKESITSFAAEFDPQYMHLDEDKAKQGVFNGIIASGIQTIAVSFKLWVETGSYGDDVIAGTAMNNLKFIKPVYPDDELHTIVEVIAVQEKKNETGLVTVLLSTFNDKDERVFEGDLSVLVKQ from the coding sequence ATGAGGTTTAATGAATTTTTTGTCGGACAAGTGTTCAAAACCAAGTCTATAAGAATTACTAAAGAGAGTATTACAAGCTTTGCAGCTGAATTTGACCCGCAATATATGCATTTGGATGAAGATAAAGCAAAGCAGGGAGTATTCAATGGAATAATCGCTTCCGGAATACAAACCATTGCTGTTTCATTTAAACTTTGGGTTGAAACGGGTAGCTATGGGGATGATGTTATTGCTGGAACCGCAATGAATAATCTTAAATTTATAAAGCCGGTGTATCCAGATGATGAATTGCATACAATAGTTGAAGTCATTGCAGTACAAGAGAAGAAGAATGAAACGGGACTCGTTACTGTATTGTTGTCTACTTTCAATGACAAAGATGAGAGAGTTTTTGAAGGTGATTTATCCGTTCTGGTTAAGCAGTAG
- a CDS encoding tautomerase family protein: MPHIDIRMYEGRTREQKEEIVSVFTRELSRIIEREERFITVEFQEIPLDENAPANLLKAGSGGNGYES, encoded by the coding sequence ATGCCACATATTGACATTAGAATGTACGAAGGCCGAACGCGTGAGCAGAAGGAGGAGATTGTCTCTGTATTCACGCGGGAGCTATCCCGGATTATTGAACGGGAGGAACGGTTTATTACCGTCGAATTTCAAGAAATTCCCCTAGATGAGAATGCTCCGGCAAACCTGTTGAAAGCAGGATCTGGAGGAAACGGTTATGAAAGCTAA